The following is a genomic window from Sutcliffiella horikoshii.
AGAGAAGGAATTCGTGCATTTGTTGAGAAAAGAAAACCGCAATTTAATGGAATGTGAACATGAAAAGCTGCTCCTATAATGGGGCAGCTTTTGTATTTTAACGACAACTCCCTACAACAACGTCTTCTAAGCCTACAGTCGTACATTCAGATAATCCTCCGGCACATTACCAATAAGAAGAAATCCACTTATACTAAATATCAACAAAGAAAAGACGGAGTGGTAAGTGTGCATATAATGAAAACGAGCAAAAAAACGATCACGGTAACAGCACTCTTACTATTCGTACTACTGGTTTATTATATAAGTAAATTCATGATGATTGTAGAGTACAAAGGACTGGAAAATTTACTATTAGAATATGGTTCTATTGCTCAATTACTCTTTTTCTTGCTGTGTTTGTCTCAACCAATCTTTTTACCACTTCCGGAGGCGGTGACCATTCCGGCCGGGAGCGTGGCTTTTGGGGCATCCGCTTCGTTCTATCTTGGTTTTTCGGGAACATTGACAGGCATAATCATTATGTTCTTCATTGCAAGGTATGGCGGTATGAAAGTGGCTTCTAAACTGGTAAAAGAAAAACATTTAAAAAGATATCAAGAATATGTTAGGAAAAATGAGACGGTCATTCTTGCACTCTTATTTATAATTCCTGTTCTACCTGATGAAATCATTTGTGTCGGGGCGGGCATTGGAGCTGTCTCGTTTAAAAGGTTCTTTGTAATAGCGACCTTGTCTAAACTTTTGACTTCTTTTGTGCTTGCGTATTCGGTTTCTTTGGCAAAATTTCTGGACTTAACGTCTACACAGTTGCTATTATGTTGCTCTGTGATAATGGGAATTGTTTTCTTTATCACATTTGCTTTCCATAGATATTGGAACAGAAAACGCATGGAGATGTAACCCTTTATCTCCATGCGTTTATTCGTTATCTGTGGAATAAAACTAGTTTCCCGCTTGCGTTAGTGCAACGGTGTGTAGTGTCAAGGTAATTTAGTTCTTCTAATCTCTTTTCTCCCAATGTTTTTGCTTCTTTTTCGGTTGCGGCTTCAAAACTTTCATCAAGTAATGTTTCTCCGCTTTTACTAAAGACTGTTAACGTATATTTCCCCATCAGTGTCCCCTCCGTGTCTGTAAAATGAATATCCATTCATTGTTTCTATTTTACTAAAAGTTTCTTGAAATGTAAAAGTACTATGAAACTATTTAGATTTTCAATCGTATAGGTTACTGTAAAACATAGGAGGGATAACGTCATGGCATTACAGATAGATGGTGTAACCAAAAGGTTTGGCAAGCATGTGGCAGTCAATAATTTGACCCTTGAAATACCTGAAAGTGAAATGTTTGGGTTTTTAGGAGCAAATGGAGCAGGAAAAACAACTACTTTCAGAATGGTCCTTGGATTATTGGAACCTACAGAAGGGAAGGTTTCTTGGGCAGGAAAACCAATTACATATAGAGAAAGTCACCTGGTGGGATATTTGCCGGAAGAAAGAGGGCTTTATCCGAAATTGACGGTTAAGGACCAGATGATTTATTTGGGCAGATTACGAGGAATGGAGAAGACGGAAATTTTAAAGCAATTGGACTATTGGTTGGAGCGCTTCAAGGTACCACAGTATCTCAACAAAAAAGTAGAAGAGCTCTCAAAAGGAAATCAACAAAAAATCCAGTTTATCGCATCAACCATTCACAACCCGAAATTGCTCATCCTAGATGAACCTTTCAGCGGCTTGGATCCGCTAAATGTAGAACTTTTAAAAGAAGCGGTAGTGGATTTGAAAAAGCAAGGAACATCCATCGTTTTTTCCAGTCATCGGATGGAGCATGTAGAAGAACTTTGTGAGCATTTATGCATAATGCATCATGGTCAACCTGTTGTGCATGGGTCGCTTAGGGACATTAAGCGTTCGTTTGGGAAAAAGAATGTCATCATCCATGCTGATTTTGATTTAGGGTATTTATCCAATGTAGCAGGAGTTACCAAAACAAAGCAGACAGCGGAAGGTATGATTCTTCAAGTGGAAGATGAAGATGTATCCCAGACATTACTGCAACAAATCACTGGTAAAGGCTATATCCGGAAGTTTATCTTGGAAGAGCCATCCTTAAATGATATCTTCATAGAAAAGGTAGGTGCTTCTTACCATGAATAAATTTTTGATTATCTTAATGCATACCTATATGAGCAAGCTGAAATCTAAATCCTTCATTATTTCCACTCTGATAACAACATTACTCATTGTCGGTGTTACAAACATTCAATCCATTATTGATGTTTTTGACAAAGAGGAAGACAAAGTCGTGGCAGTTTTAGATGAAGAAGGGGCTATTGTTCCACTGTTAGAACAGCAACTGGCAACGAATCTTAACAGCAACTTGAACCTTGAGATAGTATCAAATGAGTCAGAAGCTGAAAGTAAAGTAACAGAAGGAGATTATGACGGGCTTCTCGTCTTATCAACAGATCAAAACGGTCTGCCATCAGGCGTGTACAAAGCTGCCTCCATCACTGATTCAGAAACGATGACACAAGTGGAAGTGATGCTTCAGCAGGTTAAAAATGAGCTGGCAACAAGTCAACTTGGATTATCTCAAGAAGAAATCGCTCAACTTTATACGCCTATTAATTTTGATGTGGTAGCATTAGAAGAATCTGCAAAATCTGCAGAAGAATTGAACCAGGCACGTGGATTGGTATACGTTTTACTGTTTGTTATCTATTTTTCCGTCATTCTATATGCTAGTATGATTGCGACTGAAGTGGCAGTAGAGAAATCTTCTCGTGTTATGGAAATACTGATTTCGTCTGCCTCCCCAATCATGCATATGTTCGGTAAAATCCTTGGAATAGCGCTATTAAGTTTAACCCAACTGGCATTCTGGATCATTGTCGGGTATTCATCATTGAGCAGAAATCTTGAAGGCATGACAGAAGCTGGGGGAGTATTTGAATTTTTCGGTGTAGGCGATCTGCCTGTAGCAACATTTGTGTACGCCATCGTCTTCTTCTTGCTAGGCTACTTCCTTTATGCAACGTTTGCCGCATTCTTAGGGTCCCTTGTTAGTAGGATAGAAGAAATCCAGCAAATGATCATGCCAATGACTCTATTAATAGTGGCAGGATTTATGATTTCTATGTTCGGACTAGGTAACCCAGATAATTCTTTCATTCAAGTAACGTCATTTATTCCGTTCTTTGCACCTATGATCATGTTCTTACGTGTGGGAATGTTGAATGTACCGATCTGGGAAATCAGTCTTTCCATTGGCCTTTTGGTAGCAACCATTGTGTTACTGGCCATGTTTGGAGCAAAAGTGTACCGTGGAGGAGTCTTGATGTACGGTAAATCATCTTCTTTAAAAGATATAAAGAAAGCTTTGCAATTGACTAAAGACAAGTAAAGTAGCATGTGGGACTTTTCCAAAAGTCCCGCATGTTTTTTTATTGTTATACACCCATACCGAACGTGCATTCGTATTTCATTCGTGATAAAATAAGGAAAAGACGATGAGAGAAGAGGGTGAATCCAGATTGAAAAAAATTCGTTTCCTGCATGCTGCAGATCTACATTTAGACAGTCCATTTAAAGGACTTAGCCATCTTCCCCAACAGATATTTAACATGGTTAGAAAAAGCACATTCCAATCTCTAACAACACTAATAAACACTGCTATCCATTATCAAGTGAATTTTATTTTATTGGCAGGAGATCTCTTTGATCTAGAACAAAGAAGCCTAATTGCCCAAGCGACACTAAGAAAAGAATTCATGCGATTGAACGAAGCCGGAATCCAAGTGTATATCATCCATGGAAATCATGATTACCTTACAGATGACCACACACTTTTTACATACCCGGATAATGTACATATATTTACGGAAGAAGTGGATTGTAAGATATATTTAAAAGACGAAGAAGAGTTAGCCTGCATATACGGTTTCAGTTATAAGCGAAGGCATATAACAGCAAACATGACAGGTTATTATCAAAAAGAAAATGCTAAGGTACCTTTTCACATCGGGATGCTGCATGGCAATCTCTCTGGACGGGAAGAGCATGATCCGTATGCACCATTTTCCATACCTGATCTTCTTGACAAAGAATTTCATTATTGGGCGCTTGGCCATATACATAAACGTGAAATCCTACACCATTATCCTCCAATCGTCTATCCGGGAAATATCCAAGGACGTCACAAAAAGGAACAAGGCGACAAAGGCTGTTATCTGGTTGAACTCTCGGAAGATGGTATGCCTGAGCTTAAATATATAGAAACATCCATCATACATTGGCAAGAACTTGAGATTTCTATCAACGAAATACAAACGGTGGACCACCTTATGGAGGAAACAAAACATTCATTGGAGGCCATAAGGTTAGAAGGGAAGGGGAAACTACTTCGACTTACTTTTACAGGTAACGGAGATCTGCATGGTTTTCTCCAAGATGAAAGTCATCAGGAAGAACTTCGACTTATTCTAAATGAGGGAGAAGAGAATAAGTTTTCATTTGTTTACGTATATTCGCTGCGTGTGCAAACCGCTCTATCTTATTCAAAACAAGACTTGCAAGATAAAACTTTTTATAAAGACTTTTTCTCCATGGTTGAGCAAATCGACGTGAAAGAAGCATTGACTCCTTTATTACGTCATTCTGAAGCAAGCCGCTATTTGGACACCTGGGATGAGGAAGAACAGAAAGCGATAGTGGAAGAAGCGGAACAATGGCTAGTCACTAAATTCTTGGAAAGCGAGAAGAGGTGAATAGGTTGAAAATTACGAGCTTACATATCTATGGATTTGGAAAACTAGAGAACGTGGTAATGGAAAATCTATCACCAAGCATCCAAGTGATTTACGGAGAAAATGAAGCAGGAAAATCTACTATTATGGCCTTCATTCAAGCCATTCTTTTTGGATTTCCTGCAAAAAATCAACAAGATCTGCGCTATGTTCCTAAAAAAGGCTTTAAATACGGTGGGAAGCTGGTAATAGAAACGGATGATCAAAGAAAAATAACCATTGAACGAGTGGCAGGGAGATCCTCTGGTGATGTTACTGTTCAAGATGAGCGTGGCAATCCCTGCGATTTGAACGATGTATTAGGCGGCCTTGATAAGACGATGTATAAGGGTATCTTCTCCTTTAATATTATGGACATCCAAAATCTGCAGCTGATAGATTCTGAGCAACTTGGCAGTTATTTGTTCTCTTCAGGACTTATGGGGAGTGAACAACTGCATAAATTATCACGAGAGTTAACAAAAGAACAGGAAGAGCGCTTTAAGCCAAACGGCAGGAAGCCAGTCATCAATCAATTGTTAACATCCTTAAAAGAGGAAGAACGAAATGTTCTGCAATGGAAAGAAAAAATGGGGCAATATGACCGCTTGCAGAAGGATTTAGATCAATATGATAAAGCATTAGAGGAAACACAATTTACTAAAGAAGATATAGAGAAAAGTATAAAAGAAACAGAAGCAATGCTCACCATTCAACCATTAGTAAATAGATTAGAGATGCTTCAATTACAAATAGCGGACTTTGGAAACATCGAATCGTTTCCCCATGATGGTTTGTCAAGATTGGAAAAATGGCAGACAGAAGCAGTATTCTATCAATCAAAACTTGAAAAAGTGGAAAAAGATTTACATGAAAAAGAGTGGGAAATAGGGAAAATAAGGGTAAATGAAGAGATTCTTGAAAAAGAGGAATCAATAAAAGGTCTAGTAAAGTTAATGCCGACCTATCAACAGACAAAAGATCAATTGTCCCTGCTAACTACTGAAATAGCGCAGTTGGAAAAGCGCATGGAAGGGTGGAAGCAAGATCTTGAATGGCATGACAAAACAGATCAGGAGTTAGAAGCACTACATACCAGCTTGGCATCAAAAGGATCTTTGCGGGGACTTTTAAAAGACCATCATGAACTTCACATCCAGAAACAGCGATTAGATGAACAGTTCCAACTGGCAAAAGAGGAACTTGAGGCTCAAGAAGAACGGGTGAAAGATCTTGAACAAGATCAGCTTCCAAACCATGAAGTAATAAAAATGAAGGAACTGGTTGAAGTAGAAAGTAAGGACACGTTACATAAAGAAGTCCATCTCACTGAGCAACTTCTAAAACAGTTGGAAAAGCAGTTGGATGCTCAGAAAAAGAATAACCAAAATGAGATGAAAAAAAGTAAACAAATCGCAGTTACCAGTCTTTTTATTGGAATTGCCGGTGCCACTTATTTTTATGTGCAAAGCCAGCTTATAGCTTCTCTGCTATGTATAATCTTTTTTTCAATCCTTTCTTTTATGTTTAGTAGGAAAACTAAACATACTAGTAGTAGCAATGAGCTATTGATGGAAAAAGAAGAGATGGAAAGCAAGATGGAATTATTAAGAGGAAAACTATATTCCACTGATACTTTCGGGAAAGTGGAAGAGTATCAAAAAGCTCTGGCGAAGAACGAACAAGTAGTGCAGCTTCTGCAGAAAGAACAACTTCTCCTTTCCCAATGCGATCGAACATACAATAGAATTATTCAGCAATTTGAAGAGTGGGAAGGAAAGAATTTTGCCTTTCAAGATAATTGGCATAATTGGACCTCATCCCTTTCACTTGAACAAATCTCGCCTCCCTTTATGGAGGAAGCCTATGACAAAGTGGTTCAATTAAAAGGTGCTATTTCAGATAAAAAAGAACTAGTGGAAAGACAAAAACACTTTCAAAAAGTAGTGGAAACGTTTAAGAATAAGTTAGATCCTCTTATAGAAGGAAATATTGAAATTGATACGAGTTTATCCCTTGAAGAAGTGATCACACAATTACGTGTCGGTGTGGAAGAAAACATGGAAAAAAAGAAAAGGAAACAACGGATCCAAGAACTAATAGACGAATTGAAAGAAGAAATAATTGGATTGTCCCAACATGAACATAATGCCCAAAAGCAGATTCAGCGTCTGTATGAACAAGCTGAAGTGGAGGATGAGGAATCTTTTCGTCAAAAGAACCAAGAGAATATAGAAAAATCTGAGCTTGAGAAGGAGATATCCCTCCTTAAAAGTCAGTTGGCTCAAATGGAGAATTCCTATCAGCTGAGTTTTACAAAAAGCAAGCCGATGGATACGTGGCATTCAGAGAAGGCTGAGCTGGAAGAAGCCCTTAAGTCCATTAAAGAAAAACAGAGTCAGCTCGTTGAAAATAGGACGGCAACAAAAGAAACCATTCGTCTCTTGGAGGAAGCCGGAACATACTCTGAGGCTGTGCAACAATTCGAATTATCTAAAAGCAAGTTACAGGACCATGCAAGAAAATGGGCTATCCATGCCACTGCATCCCATCTACTAGGAAAAACGATGGATTATTACCGGACAGTGAAGCTCCCAAAAGTACTTAAATATGCTTCTGACAACTTTCGTTTTCTTACAAAAGGTAATTATGTAAGGTTACTAGATGCGCACAATGAAAGAACGCTTATGGTCCAGCATGCAGACGGAACTAAATTTGAACCTAAGGAATTAAGTCAGGCAACGGTTGAGCAGCTGTATATATCCATTCGTGTTGCAGTTGCTCAAGTATGGAGTGACGAACAAAAACTACCATTCTTGATGGATGACAGTTTTGTCAATTTCGATCACCATAGAACAAATTTAGCTACTAAGTTGATAAACAAACTTGCACTCCAAGGTTATCAATTCCTTTTCTTCACTTGTCATCAACATATTAAAGATAAATTGGCGAGTGAACCAAACAACCAGATTTTCTCTTTTGACACAATGAAGGTAGGAGAAGCAACCATCAAGCGATGAATTTGGTTCATCCATTGCCGAAAGGAATAGACAAGTGCTATGCTTAGAGAGATATAGAGAAGCATGTTGAAAGGATAAAGAAAATGAGTGAAAGTGTGATAAAAAATAATAGAGCACCATTGATACTATTGAG
Proteins encoded in this region:
- a CDS encoding TVP38/TMEM64 family protein, with amino-acid sequence MKTSKKTITVTALLLFVLLVYYISKFMMIVEYKGLENLLLEYGSIAQLLFFLLCLSQPIFLPLPEAVTIPAGSVAFGASASFYLGFSGTLTGIIIMFFIARYGGMKVASKLVKEKHLKRYQEYVRKNETVILALLFIIPVLPDEIICVGAGIGAVSFKRFFVIATLSKLLTSFVLAYSVSLAKFLDLTSTQLLLCCSVIMGIVFFITFAFHRYWNRKRMEM
- a CDS encoding ABC transporter permease, which translates into the protein MNKFLIILMHTYMSKLKSKSFIISTLITTLLIVGVTNIQSIIDVFDKEEDKVVAVLDEEGAIVPLLEQQLATNLNSNLNLEIVSNESEAESKVTEGDYDGLLVLSTDQNGLPSGVYKAASITDSETMTQVEVMLQQVKNELATSQLGLSQEEIAQLYTPINFDVVALEESAKSAEELNQARGLVYVLLFVIYFSVILYASMIATEVAVEKSSRVMEILISSASPIMHMFGKILGIALLSLTQLAFWIIVGYSSLSRNLEGMTEAGGVFEFFGVGDLPVATFVYAIVFFLLGYFLYATFAAFLGSLVSRIEEIQQMIMPMTLLIVAGFMISMFGLGNPDNSFIQVTSFIPFFAPMIMFLRVGMLNVPIWEISLSIGLLVATIVLLAMFGAKVYRGGVLMYGKSSSLKDIKKALQLTKDK
- a CDS encoding ABC transporter ATP-binding protein, producing the protein MALQIDGVTKRFGKHVAVNNLTLEIPESEMFGFLGANGAGKTTTFRMVLGLLEPTEGKVSWAGKPITYRESHLVGYLPEERGLYPKLTVKDQMIYLGRLRGMEKTEILKQLDYWLERFKVPQYLNKKVEELSKGNQQKIQFIASTIHNPKLLILDEPFSGLDPLNVELLKEAVVDLKKQGTSIVFSSHRMEHVEELCEHLCIMHHGQPVVHGSLRDIKRSFGKKNVIIHADFDLGYLSNVAGVTKTKQTAEGMILQVEDEDVSQTLLQQITGKGYIRKFILEEPSLNDIFIEKVGASYHE
- a CDS encoding ATP-binding protein, which codes for MKITSLHIYGFGKLENVVMENLSPSIQVIYGENEAGKSTIMAFIQAILFGFPAKNQQDLRYVPKKGFKYGGKLVIETDDQRKITIERVAGRSSGDVTVQDERGNPCDLNDVLGGLDKTMYKGIFSFNIMDIQNLQLIDSEQLGSYLFSSGLMGSEQLHKLSRELTKEQEERFKPNGRKPVINQLLTSLKEEERNVLQWKEKMGQYDRLQKDLDQYDKALEETQFTKEDIEKSIKETEAMLTIQPLVNRLEMLQLQIADFGNIESFPHDGLSRLEKWQTEAVFYQSKLEKVEKDLHEKEWEIGKIRVNEEILEKEESIKGLVKLMPTYQQTKDQLSLLTTEIAQLEKRMEGWKQDLEWHDKTDQELEALHTSLASKGSLRGLLKDHHELHIQKQRLDEQFQLAKEELEAQEERVKDLEQDQLPNHEVIKMKELVEVESKDTLHKEVHLTEQLLKQLEKQLDAQKKNNQNEMKKSKQIAVTSLFIGIAGATYFYVQSQLIASLLCIIFFSILSFMFSRKTKHTSSSNELLMEKEEMESKMELLRGKLYSTDTFGKVEEYQKALAKNEQVVQLLQKEQLLLSQCDRTYNRIIQQFEEWEGKNFAFQDNWHNWTSSLSLEQISPPFMEEAYDKVVQLKGAISDKKELVERQKHFQKVVETFKNKLDPLIEGNIEIDTSLSLEEVITQLRVGVEENMEKKKRKQRIQELIDELKEEIIGLSQHEHNAQKQIQRLYEQAEVEDEESFRQKNQENIEKSELEKEISLLKSQLAQMENSYQLSFTKSKPMDTWHSEKAELEEALKSIKEKQSQLVENRTATKETIRLLEEAGTYSEAVQQFELSKSKLQDHARKWAIHATASHLLGKTMDYYRTVKLPKVLKYASDNFRFLTKGNYVRLLDAHNERTLMVQHADGTKFEPKELSQATVEQLYISIRVAVAQVWSDEQKLPFLMDDSFVNFDHHRTNLATKLINKLALQGYQFLFFTCHQHIKDKLASEPNNQIFSFDTMKVGEATIKR
- a CDS encoding metallophosphoesterase family protein, translating into MKKIRFLHAADLHLDSPFKGLSHLPQQIFNMVRKSTFQSLTTLINTAIHYQVNFILLAGDLFDLEQRSLIAQATLRKEFMRLNEAGIQVYIIHGNHDYLTDDHTLFTYPDNVHIFTEEVDCKIYLKDEEELACIYGFSYKRRHITANMTGYYQKENAKVPFHIGMLHGNLSGREEHDPYAPFSIPDLLDKEFHYWALGHIHKREILHHYPPIVYPGNIQGRHKKEQGDKGCYLVELSEDGMPELKYIETSIIHWQELEISINEIQTVDHLMEETKHSLEAIRLEGKGKLLRLTFTGNGDLHGFLQDESHQEELRLILNEGEENKFSFVYVYSLRVQTALSYSKQDLQDKTFYKDFFSMVEQIDVKEALTPLLRHSEASRYLDTWDEEEQKAIVEEAEQWLVTKFLESEKR
- a CDS encoding YhzD family protein; its protein translation is MGKYTLTVFSKSGETLLDESFEAATEKEAKTLGEKRLEELNYLDTTHRCTNASGKLVLFHR